One part of the Anaeromyxobacter sp. Fw109-5 genome encodes these proteins:
- a CDS encoding response regulator, whose product MATTHRSILLIEDDSGIRDTVAECLASEGYEVAPVENGREALSWLRNTSRRNTARPDLIMVDLVMPVMNGAQFIEELRGDASLRDIPIVLMTAASPSSAMPLPRADAYLAKPFDLGALLDTVERHCTAAA is encoded by the coding sequence ATGGCCACGACGCACCGCTCCATCCTTCTCATCGAAGACGACTCCGGGATCCGCGACACCGTCGCCGAGTGCCTGGCGTCGGAGGGGTACGAGGTGGCGCCGGTCGAGAACGGGAGAGAGGCGCTCTCCTGGCTGAGGAACACCTCCCGGAGGAACACCGCCCGCCCCGACCTCATCATGGTGGACCTCGTCATGCCCGTGATGAATGGCGCCCAGTTCATCGAGGAGCTGCGCGGCGACGCGAGCCTCCGCGACATCCCCATCGTGCTGATGACGGCGGCCTCCCCATCGAGCGCGATGCCGCTCCCGCGCGCGGACGCCTACCTGGCGAAGCCCTTCGACCTCGGGGCGCTGCTCGACACGGTCGAGCGTCACTGCACCGCCGCCGCGTAG
- a CDS encoding methyltransferase: MRRPPELVWRTPAGERRAAWLSGLVPPPARAGAVDDRTKAAAALARARRGEALVYAGDYHNARQLLTAMSRRLAPAPSGPPGPSGADGARRSARGASEAHRPERSPAGTGGDLSAAFRVERAVKRLEHELLTRLVVPVEAGWRVALARAPDVAAACEEALGPMAASPGLLPLRELLGIVGAHEWRRRGVDVPALGARLHPHYGVYAPVRGEYVDLVASAAAEWPVAGKRVIEVGTGTGVLALVLARAGARVIATDVEPAAVACARENAARLGLAERVEVVRADLFPDGVGPADLVVSNPPWLPGEAASPLERAVYDPGGRFLERLVSALPSRLAPAGEAWIVVSDLAERLGLRPAGAVEALAARAGLAVRAVRETHPTHPRARDRADPLHAARAAERTRLYRIAGPG, encoded by the coding sequence GTGAGGCGGCCCCCCGAGCTGGTCTGGCGGACCCCCGCGGGCGAGCGGCGCGCGGCGTGGCTCTCGGGCCTGGTGCCTCCCCCCGCCCGCGCGGGCGCGGTCGACGATCGGACCAAGGCCGCGGCGGCCCTCGCACGGGCCCGGCGGGGCGAGGCCCTCGTCTACGCGGGCGACTACCACAACGCCCGACAGCTCCTCACCGCCATGTCGCGCCGGCTCGCGCCCGCGCCGTCGGGGCCGCCAGGCCCGTCCGGTGCGGACGGCGCGAGACGGTCCGCCCGCGGGGCTTCGGAGGCGCACCGACCCGAGCGCTCGCCTGCCGGGACGGGCGGCGACCTCTCCGCCGCCTTCCGCGTGGAGCGCGCGGTGAAGCGGCTCGAGCACGAGCTCCTCACGCGGCTCGTCGTCCCGGTCGAGGCGGGCTGGCGCGTCGCGCTGGCGCGCGCCCCGGACGTGGCCGCCGCCTGCGAGGAGGCGCTGGGGCCGATGGCCGCGTCGCCGGGGCTCCTGCCGCTGCGCGAGCTCCTCGGGATCGTCGGCGCGCACGAGTGGCGGCGGCGCGGAGTCGACGTCCCGGCGCTGGGGGCGCGCCTCCACCCCCACTACGGCGTCTACGCCCCCGTCCGCGGGGAGTACGTCGACCTCGTCGCGAGCGCCGCGGCGGAGTGGCCGGTCGCCGGCAAGCGCGTGATCGAGGTCGGCACCGGCACGGGGGTGCTCGCGCTCGTCCTCGCGCGCGCCGGCGCGCGGGTCATCGCGACCGACGTGGAGCCCGCGGCGGTCGCCTGCGCGCGCGAGAACGCCGCCCGGCTCGGCCTGGCGGAGCGCGTCGAGGTGGTGAGGGCGGATCTCTTCCCGGACGGGGTCGGCCCCGCGGACCTGGTCGTGTCGAACCCGCCCTGGTTGCCCGGCGAGGCCGCCTCTCCGCTCGAGCGCGCCGTCTACGATCCCGGCGGCCGGTTCCTGGAGCGGCTCGTGTCCGCCCTCCCCTCCCGGCTCGCGCCGGCCGGCGAGGCGTGGATCGTCGTGTCCGATCTGGCCGAGCGGCTCGGGCTGCGGCCGGCGGGAGCCGTCGAGGCGCTCGCGGCGCGCGCCGGGCTCGCGGTCCGCGCCGTCCGCGAGACCCACCCGACCCATCCCCGCGCACGGGACCGCGCCGATCCGCTCCACGCGGCGCGCGCGGCGGAGCGGACGCGGCTCTACCGGATCGCCGGACCGGGGTGA
- the odhB gene encoding 2-oxoglutarate dehydrogenase complex dihydrolipoyllysine-residue succinyltransferase, producing the protein MSIQLKVPSLGESVTQATIGAWLKSEGESVQVDEPLVEVESEKATVAVPAPAAGVLRRVLKRTGDTVAVGEAIADIEEGAAGASVAVSPLGSGPTPGGLVPAARPESPPPQPTPPAPVAPEASGPRGAASAPAPTPGGGAAARRAPPSARRLMAEHGLEAGAVAGSGPGGQVRKEDVVRALERPAEARAPAPAPQPAARPDGATARERLVAMTSLRRTVARRLVEAQQTAAILTTFNEVDMSRVLEVRERHGEAFLAKHGVKLGFMSFFVKAAVEALRAFPVVNAEVRGTDIVYKDHYDIGVAVGGGKGLVVPIVRDADALSFAEVEKRIGELAKKARDNRITMDDLAGGTFTISNGGIYGSLLSTPILNPPQSGILGLHKIEKRAVVTAGDQIAARPMMYVALSYDHRIVDGREAVQFLIAVKNAIEDPERILLEI; encoded by the coding sequence ATGTCGATCCAGCTGAAGGTCCCGTCTCTCGGCGAGTCGGTGACGCAGGCCACCATCGGAGCGTGGCTGAAGAGCGAGGGCGAGAGCGTCCAGGTGGACGAGCCGCTCGTGGAGGTGGAGAGCGAGAAGGCCACGGTGGCGGTGCCGGCGCCCGCGGCGGGCGTGCTGCGGCGGGTGCTGAAGCGCACGGGCGACACGGTCGCGGTGGGCGAGGCGATCGCCGACATCGAGGAGGGCGCGGCGGGGGCGAGCGTCGCGGTCTCCCCGCTCGGCTCGGGCCCGACGCCCGGCGGCCTCGTGCCCGCCGCGCGCCCGGAGTCTCCGCCGCCCCAGCCCACGCCGCCGGCTCCCGTCGCGCCCGAGGCCTCCGGGCCGCGGGGCGCGGCCTCCGCCCCGGCGCCAACCCCGGGCGGAGGGGCGGCCGCGCGGCGGGCGCCGCCGAGCGCGCGCCGGCTCATGGCCGAGCACGGCCTCGAGGCAGGCGCGGTCGCCGGGTCCGGTCCCGGCGGTCAGGTGCGCAAGGAGGACGTGGTCCGCGCGCTGGAGCGGCCCGCCGAGGCGCGCGCCCCGGCGCCGGCGCCCCAGCCGGCGGCGCGGCCCGATGGCGCGACCGCGCGCGAGCGGCTGGTCGCGATGACCTCGCTGCGCCGCACCGTCGCGCGCCGGCTCGTCGAGGCGCAGCAGACCGCGGCCATCCTGACCACCTTCAACGAGGTCGACATGTCGCGCGTCCTCGAGGTGCGCGAGCGGCACGGGGAGGCGTTCCTCGCGAAGCACGGCGTGAAGCTCGGGTTCATGTCGTTCTTCGTGAAGGCGGCGGTCGAGGCGCTGCGCGCGTTCCCCGTGGTGAACGCCGAGGTGCGCGGCACCGACATCGTCTACAAGGATCACTACGACATCGGGGTCGCCGTGGGCGGCGGCAAGGGGCTCGTCGTGCCCATCGTGCGCGACGCGGACGCGCTCTCCTTCGCGGAGGTCGAGAAGCGGATCGGCGAGCTCGCGAAGAAGGCCCGCGACAACCGCATCACCATGGACGACCTCGCCGGGGGGACCTTCACCATCTCGAACGGCGGCATCTACGGCTCGCTCCTCTCCACGCCCATCCTGAACCCGCCGCAGTCCGGGATCCTCGGCCTCCACAAGATCGAGAAGCGCGCGGTGGTGACGGCGGGCGACCAGATCGCGGCGCGGCCGATGATGTACGTCGCGCTCTCCTACGATCACCGCATCGTCGACGGGCGCGAGGCGGTGCAGTTCCTCATCGCGGTGAAGAACGCGATCGAGGACCCGGAGCGGATCCTGCTCGAGATCTGA
- a CDS encoding 2-oxoglutarate dehydrogenase E1 component: MSSPETELPVPAPSASNLSFVEDLYYEWLADPSAVDERWRRYFESVPATPGTAKAPEAFAPRRPDGGVAPAPGAALASADAAFQAKVDRLVTAYREYGHLRADLDPLALTRRAERFSPATFGLSDAELERPCADPEGRGDRTLRGLVARLEETYCRTLGVELAHMHDADLRGWLEQRMERTRNRVSLEPEVKRRLLEKVVEAETLEQYLGTKFLGAKRFSVEGAEGLLPLFELAVDRAIGHGVRNVVIGMAHRGRLNVLANVVGKPLRDIFAEFRDAAIINAGGGDVKYHLGYSSDRESAEGVLVHLSLAFNPSHLEWIDTVVQGRVRAKQDRYRDTDRHRSLPILVHGDAAFAAQGVVAESLQMSELEGYAVGGTIHVIVNNQVGFTTSPRDARSTTYATGPARMLQIPIIHVNGEDLEAIAQAVLLAVDFRQRFHRDVVIDLWTYRRHGHNEGDEPAFTQPVMYRAISRKPTLKALYGQQLVKEGTIAAGEVEQMVARYRARLEEAYQASAKIAVQPGAQAMSGFWKDYRGGPMGREEPPTGVAPEVLRQVGELLVQLPRGFRVHPKLAKVLEARAQMVRGERPLDWAMAEALALGTLAWEGARIRLSGQDVRRGTFSHRHSVLYDHESGVPYSPLSHLRSGQGPVEIRDSLLSEAGALGFEYGYSLEMPDALTLWEAQFGDFVNAAQVIIDQFLSSGEAKWNRLSGLALLLPHGMEGQGPEHSSARLERFLELSVDDNWRVVNLTTPAQYFHALRRQVRSPFRKPLVVMSPKSLLRHPQVVSPLDLLARERFQPVIDDESADPTETTRVVLCSGKLYYDLAGARTAQGARHAAIVRLEQLYPLDVESVRASIARLRPGVEIVWAQEEPSNMGAWDYVNAHLAPRLPSRVALVARAPSASPAAGSATRHRLEQEQLVREALGEPVSRIRADRAAAQER, translated from the coding sequence ATGTCATCACCCGAGACCGAACTCCCCGTCCCGGCGCCGAGCGCCAGCAACCTGAGCTTCGTCGAGGACCTGTACTACGAGTGGCTCGCCGATCCCAGCGCGGTGGACGAGCGCTGGCGCCGCTACTTCGAGTCGGTGCCGGCGACGCCCGGCACGGCGAAGGCCCCTGAGGCCTTCGCGCCCCGCCGCCCGGACGGGGGCGTGGCGCCCGCCCCGGGGGCGGCCCTCGCCTCGGCGGACGCCGCCTTCCAGGCGAAGGTCGACCGGCTCGTGACGGCTTACCGCGAGTACGGTCACCTGCGCGCGGACCTCGATCCGCTCGCCCTCACCCGGCGCGCGGAGCGCTTCTCGCCGGCGACGTTCGGGCTCTCCGACGCGGAGCTCGAGCGGCCGTGCGCCGACCCGGAGGGGCGTGGGGATCGAACGCTCCGCGGGCTCGTGGCGCGGCTCGAGGAGACCTACTGCCGGACGCTCGGCGTCGAGCTGGCGCACATGCACGACGCCGACCTCCGCGGCTGGCTCGAGCAGCGGATGGAGCGCACGCGCAACCGCGTCTCGCTCGAGCCGGAGGTGAAGCGCCGCCTGCTCGAGAAGGTCGTGGAGGCCGAGACGCTGGAGCAGTACCTCGGCACGAAGTTCCTGGGCGCGAAGCGCTTCAGCGTGGAGGGCGCGGAGGGGCTCCTGCCGCTGTTCGAGCTCGCCGTCGACCGGGCCATCGGCCACGGCGTCCGCAACGTCGTCATCGGCATGGCGCACCGCGGCCGGCTCAACGTGCTCGCGAACGTGGTCGGCAAGCCGCTCCGCGACATCTTCGCCGAGTTCCGGGACGCCGCGATCATCAACGCGGGCGGGGGCGACGTGAAGTACCACCTCGGCTACTCGTCGGATCGCGAGAGCGCCGAGGGCGTGCTCGTGCACCTGTCGCTCGCCTTCAACCCGAGCCACCTGGAGTGGATCGACACGGTGGTGCAGGGGCGCGTCCGCGCGAAGCAGGACCGCTACCGCGACACCGACCGCCACCGCTCGCTGCCCATCCTGGTCCACGGCGACGCCGCGTTCGCGGCGCAGGGCGTCGTGGCCGAGTCCCTCCAGATGTCGGAGCTCGAGGGCTACGCGGTGGGCGGCACGATCCACGTCATCGTGAACAACCAGGTGGGCTTCACCACCTCTCCCAGGGACGCGCGCTCGACCACCTACGCCACCGGGCCCGCGCGCATGCTGCAGATCCCCATCATCCACGTGAACGGCGAGGACCTGGAGGCGATCGCCCAGGCGGTGCTGCTCGCCGTGGACTTCCGCCAGCGCTTCCACCGCGACGTGGTCATCGACCTGTGGACCTACCGCCGTCACGGGCACAACGAGGGCGACGAGCCGGCGTTCACGCAGCCGGTGATGTACCGGGCCATCTCGCGCAAGCCCACGCTCAAGGCGCTCTACGGCCAGCAGCTCGTGAAGGAGGGGACGATCGCCGCGGGCGAGGTCGAGCAGATGGTCGCGCGCTATCGCGCCCGGCTCGAGGAGGCCTACCAGGCGTCGGCGAAGATCGCGGTCCAGCCGGGGGCCCAGGCCATGAGCGGCTTCTGGAAGGACTACCGCGGCGGCCCGATGGGCCGCGAGGAGCCTCCCACCGGCGTCGCCCCCGAGGTGCTGCGCCAGGTCGGCGAGCTGCTCGTCCAGCTCCCGCGCGGCTTCCGGGTGCACCCGAAGCTCGCGAAGGTGCTCGAGGCGCGCGCGCAGATGGTCCGGGGCGAGCGGCCGCTGGACTGGGCGATGGCCGAGGCGCTCGCGCTCGGGACGCTCGCGTGGGAGGGCGCGCGCATCCGGCTCTCCGGTCAGGACGTCCGCCGCGGGACGTTCAGCCACCGCCACTCCGTGCTGTACGACCACGAGTCGGGGGTCCCGTACTCGCCCCTCTCCCACCTGCGCAGCGGCCAGGGGCCCGTCGAGATCCGCGACAGCCTGCTCTCCGAGGCCGGCGCGCTGGGCTTCGAGTACGGCTACAGCCTCGAGATGCCGGACGCGCTCACCCTGTGGGAGGCGCAGTTCGGCGACTTCGTGAACGCCGCGCAGGTCATCATCGACCAGTTCCTCTCCTCCGGAGAGGCCAAGTGGAACAGGCTCTCCGGGCTCGCGCTGCTCCTGCCCCACGGCATGGAGGGGCAGGGCCCGGAGCACTCGTCCGCGCGCCTGGAGCGCTTCCTGGAGCTGTCGGTGGACGACAACTGGCGCGTGGTGAACCTCACCACGCCCGCCCAGTACTTCCACGCGCTGCGCCGGCAGGTGCGCTCGCCCTTCCGCAAGCCGCTCGTGGTGATGTCCCCGAAGAGCCTCCTGCGCCACCCGCAGGTCGTCTCGCCGCTGGACCTGCTCGCGCGCGAGCGTTTCCAGCCAGTCATCGACGACGAGTCCGCCGACCCAACGGAGACGACCCGCGTCGTCCTGTGCTCGGGCAAGCTCTACTACGACCTCGCCGGCGCGCGGACAGCGCAGGGCGCGCGGCACGCGGCCATCGTGCGGCTGGAGCAGCTCTATCCGCTCGACGTGGAGTCGGTCCGCGCGTCGATCGCGCGCCTCCGCCCCGGGGTCGAGATCGTCTGGGCGCAGGAGGAGCCGTCGAACATGGGTGCCTGGGACTACGTGAACGCCCACCTCGCTCCGAGGCTGCCGTCGCGCGTCGCCCTCGTCGCGCGCGCGCCGTCCGCGAGCCCGGCCGCGGGATCGGCGACGCGCCACCGCCTCGAGCAGGAACAGCTCGTGCGCGAGGCCCTCGGAGAGCCCGTCTCGCGGATCCGCGCCGACCGCGCGGCCGCCCAGGAGCGCTGA
- a CDS encoding NAD-dependent epimerase/dehydratase family protein codes for MRVLVTGATGFLGGAVARELLARGHSVRVLAREGSDTAPLLEGADARLGEPSSPAPEIVRGDALDPVAVRAALAGCEAVVHAAGLAGFRATREALMAANARTVEVVLGAARDAGIGRAVLTSSTAVLGGTRTPAIADEAAAGDAEALGIPYFLSKLHGERAALALAARGFPVVIVRPAYVLGPGDVHGSSAATLVALVRRRIPAYVEGGASFCDVRDVARGHAEALERGRPGETYILGGHNLRVGEMIARVAALAGVKPPPRIPVSVALGAATLQELGARLRGGRAAMTRELVRAAALYTFVSSAKAERELGYAIRPFDEMVRDTLRWAIAHARLRAETAELRAIAG; via the coding sequence GTGCGCGTCCTCGTCACCGGCGCCACCGGCTTCCTGGGCGGCGCGGTGGCGCGCGAGCTGCTCGCGCGCGGCCACTCGGTGCGCGTGCTCGCGCGCGAGGGCTCCGACACCGCGCCCCTGCTCGAGGGTGCGGACGCACGGCTGGGCGAGCCCTCGTCACCGGCGCCCGAGATCGTCCGCGGCGACGCGCTCGACCCGGTGGCGGTCCGGGCGGCGCTGGCCGGCTGCGAGGCCGTCGTCCACGCCGCGGGGCTCGCCGGGTTCCGCGCGACGCGCGAGGCGCTCATGGCCGCGAACGCACGCACCGTGGAGGTGGTGCTCGGCGCCGCGCGGGACGCAGGGATCGGTCGCGCCGTGCTCACCTCCTCCACCGCAGTGCTCGGCGGGACCCGCACGCCGGCGATCGCGGACGAGGCCGCCGCTGGCGACGCGGAGGCGCTCGGGATCCCGTACTTCCTCTCCAAGCTCCACGGCGAGCGGGCGGCGCTGGCGCTCGCGGCGCGCGGCTTCCCCGTGGTGATCGTGCGCCCCGCGTACGTGCTCGGGCCCGGCGACGTCCACGGCTCGTCCGCCGCGACGCTCGTGGCGCTCGTCCGGCGGCGCATCCCGGCGTACGTCGAGGGCGGAGCGTCGTTCTGCGACGTGCGCGACGTCGCGCGCGGGCACGCCGAGGCGCTCGAGCGCGGCCGGCCGGGCGAGACGTACATCCTCGGCGGTCACAACCTGCGCGTCGGCGAGATGATCGCCCGCGTCGCCGCGCTCGCCGGGGTGAAGCCGCCGCCGCGCATCCCGGTCTCCGTCGCGCTCGGGGCGGCCACCCTGCAGGAGCTGGGCGCCCGCCTCCGCGGGGGCCGCGCGGCGATGACCCGCGAGCTCGTCCGCGCGGCCGCGCTGTACACCTTCGTGTCGAGCGCCAAGGCGGAGCGCGAGCTCGGCTACGCGATCCGGCCGTTCGACGAGATGGTGCGGGACACGCTGCGCTGGGCGATCGCGCACGCGCGGCTGCGGGCCGAGACGGCGGAGCTGCGGGCGATCGCGGGCTAG
- a CDS encoding hemolysin family protein, whose product MVLALVLANGVFSGAEIAVIALRKTRLAQLVEEGRSSARAVKRLRDAPEQFLATVQIGITVIGATAAAFGGASLARHIAPTVARIPGLGRYADPLSLGLVVAFISYLSLVLGELVPKSIALRAAERYALLTARPLLGLAQVARPLVWLLTTSSNLLLRPFGDRTTFTEARLSVEEIEQLVDEAGRAGALDAPTAEIASRALAFRDLTAGEVMVPRSRIVALPRDASQEDLKRMLLEEGHSRMPVYDGSLDDLVGYVMAKDLAAIAWERQLIVLDDLLRPVHFVPEAAKAVHVLRDLQRRRTQIAAVVDEHGGVAGLITLEDLVEELVGDIFGETEEPEALWQREADGAALVRGEAPIREVNRALSLDLPEGEDYSTVAGLCIALAGAVPERGTRLRAEDGTELEVVDASPRVVRLVRLRPSLPRPEEGEGSEGA is encoded by the coding sequence ATCGTCCTCGCCCTCGTCCTCGCGAACGGGGTCTTCTCCGGCGCCGAGATCGCCGTCATCGCCCTGCGGAAGACGCGCCTCGCCCAGCTCGTCGAGGAGGGGCGCTCGTCGGCGCGAGCGGTCAAGCGCCTCCGCGACGCGCCCGAGCAGTTCCTCGCGACCGTCCAGATCGGCATCACGGTGATCGGCGCCACCGCCGCCGCGTTCGGCGGCGCGTCCCTGGCCCGCCACATCGCCCCGACCGTCGCGAGGATCCCCGGGCTCGGACGTTACGCCGACCCGCTCTCCCTCGGCCTCGTCGTCGCCTTCATCTCGTACCTCTCGCTCGTCCTGGGCGAGCTCGTGCCGAAGTCCATCGCGCTCCGGGCCGCCGAGCGCTACGCGCTCCTCACCGCGCGCCCGCTCCTGGGGCTCGCGCAGGTCGCGCGGCCGCTCGTGTGGCTCCTCACGACGTCCTCGAACCTCCTCCTCAGGCCGTTCGGGGACCGCACCACCTTCACGGAGGCGCGCCTGTCCGTGGAGGAGATCGAGCAGCTCGTGGACGAGGCGGGGCGCGCGGGCGCGCTCGACGCGCCCACCGCCGAGATCGCCTCGCGCGCGCTGGCGTTCCGTGACCTCACCGCCGGCGAGGTGATGGTGCCGCGGAGCCGCATCGTCGCGCTGCCGCGCGACGCCTCGCAGGAGGATCTGAAGCGCATGCTCCTCGAGGAGGGGCACTCGCGCATGCCGGTGTACGACGGCTCGCTGGACGACCTCGTCGGCTACGTCATGGCGAAGGACCTCGCGGCGATCGCCTGGGAGCGGCAGCTCATCGTCCTCGACGACCTGCTGCGCCCCGTGCACTTCGTGCCCGAGGCGGCCAAGGCGGTCCACGTGCTCCGCGACCTGCAGCGCCGCCGGACCCAGATCGCCGCGGTGGTGGACGAGCACGGCGGCGTCGCCGGGCTCATCACGCTGGAGGATCTGGTGGAGGAGCTCGTCGGCGACATTTTCGGCGAGACGGAGGAGCCCGAGGCGCTCTGGCAGCGCGAGGCGGACGGTGCCGCGCTGGTCCGCGGCGAGGCCCCCATCCGCGAGGTGAACCGCGCCCTCTCGCTCGACCTGCCCGAGGGCGAGGACTACTCGACGGTCGCCGGCCTGTGCATCGCCCTCGCCGGCGCCGTCCCCGAGCGCGGCACGCGCCTGCGCGCCGAGGACGGGACCGAGCTCGAGGTGGTCGACGCCTCGCCGCGAGTGGTGCGGCTCGTCCGGCTGCGGCCGAGCCTGCCGCGGCCGGAGGAGGGCGAGGGGTCCGAGGGCGCGTGA
- a CDS encoding DUF72 domain-containing protein: MGRVRVGTSGYQYRHWRGVLYPEGLPQREWLPHYARFFDTVEMNATFYRLPTVEAVERWRSSVPRGFTFAVKGSRYLTHLKRLLDAEAGLDRFYDPVAHFGPKLGPVLWQLPPHMKPDLARLDRFLAHLPAGRHAVEFRHEGWYTEETCAVLDRHGAVFCEHDNLRRPPPRLTGGFRYVRFHGTTGRYSGRYGVEALRPFAAELLAWAVRGGDAFVYFNNDLGGHAVHDALSLLALLGVERPSPSAHAP, from the coding sequence ATGGGTCGCGTCCGCGTCGGCACGAGCGGGTACCAGTACCGACACTGGCGTGGCGTCCTCTATCCGGAGGGGCTGCCCCAGCGTGAGTGGCTCCCCCACTACGCGCGCTTCTTCGACACCGTCGAGATGAACGCCACCTTCTACCGGCTGCCCACGGTGGAGGCGGTGGAGCGCTGGCGCTCGAGCGTGCCGCGCGGGTTCACCTTCGCCGTGAAGGGGAGCCGCTACCTCACGCACCTCAAGCGGCTGCTCGACGCGGAGGCGGGGCTCGACCGCTTCTACGATCCGGTCGCGCACTTCGGGCCGAAGCTCGGCCCCGTCCTCTGGCAGCTCCCGCCGCACATGAAGCCCGACCTCGCGCGCCTCGATCGGTTCCTCGCCCACCTGCCGGCCGGGCGCCACGCCGTCGAGTTCCGCCACGAGGGCTGGTACACGGAGGAGACCTGCGCGGTGCTCGACCGCCACGGCGCCGTCTTCTGCGAGCACGACAACCTGCGCCGCCCGCCGCCGCGGCTCACCGGCGGCTTCCGCTACGTCCGCTTCCACGGCACGACGGGGCGTTACTCGGGGCGCTACGGGGTCGAGGCGCTCCGGCCGTTCGCCGCGGAGCTCCTCGCCTGGGCGGTCCGGGGCGGCGACGCCTTCGTCTACTTCAACAACGACCTCGGCGGCCACGCGGTGCACGACGCCCTGTCGCTGCTCGCCCTGCTCGGCGTGGAGCGGCCCTCGCCCTCGGCGCACGCGCCGTAG